A stretch of the Aegilops tauschii subsp. strangulata cultivar AL8/78 chromosome 4, Aet v6.0, whole genome shotgun sequence genome encodes the following:
- the LOC109780183 gene encoding RING-H2 finger protein ATL52: protein MDAALAGVADAPGAAPPPYVSPSAAFPIAIVIAIGFMVTSVILVSYYLLVVRCWLRASGASLLPRTRRDELVDRVSAVFFTDHDADQLPGGVDPDVVAALPVVRYRPAGKALECAVCLSEFAPGERLKMLPACSHAFHIDCIDTWLHHNVSCPLCRTEVTGPAAPPAGKACCDDHDAFAARIDAAPSRNMAHAGGSCRFPKQGVAVQEPIRRSLSMDFFPGDRGRKPRKEAELPSHADVAGSSSSVAATPAGVGETSGRFRRLMSSFGLGRSSRSTVLPIHLDP from the coding sequence ATGGACGCGGCGTTGGCGGGCGTGGCGGACGCGCCCGGGGCGGCGCCGCCGCCGTACGTCAGCCCGTCGGCGGCGTTCCCCATCGCGATCGTCATCGCCATCGGCTTCATGGTCACCTCCGTCATCCTCGTCAGCTACTACCTGCTCGTCGTCCGCTGCTGGCTCCGCGCCAGCGGCGCCAGCCTGCTCCCGCGCACCCGCCGCGACGAGCTCGTGGACCGCGTCTCCGCCGTCTTCTTCACCGACCACGACGCCGACCAGCTGCCCGGCGGGGTCGACCCGGACGTCGTCGCCGCGCTCCCCGTCGTCCGGTACCGCCCGGCCGGGAAGGCGCTCGAGTGCGCCGTGTGCCTCTCCGAGTTCGCGCCCGGGGAGCGGCTCAAGATGCTGCCCGCCTGCTCCCACGCCTTCCACATCGACTGCATCGACACCTGGCTCCACCACAACGTCAGCTGCCCGCTCTGCCGGACCGAGGTCACCGGCCCGGCCGCGCCCCCCGCCGGCAAAGCCTGCTGCGACGACCACGACGCGTTCGCCGCCCGCATCGACGCAGCCCCCTCGAGGAATATGGCCCACGCCGGGGGCTCGTGCCGGTTTCCCAAGCAGGGCGTCGCCGTGCAGGAGCCCATCAGGCGGTCCTTGTCCATGGACTTCTTCCCGGGCGATCGCGGACGGAAGCCGCGGAAGGAGGCCGAGCTGCCGAGCCATGCCGACGTGgccggcagcagcagcagcgtggCCGCCACCCCGGCCGGCGTCGGCGAGACGAGCGGGCGGTTCCGGCGGCTTATGTCGTCGTTCGGGCTCGGGCGGAGCTCGCGGAGCACGGTGCTGCCCATCCACCTCGACCCATGA